One Sebaldella sp. S0638 DNA segment encodes these proteins:
- a CDS encoding PTS transporter subunit EIIC, with protein sequence MLTKIRRKINFKQLQKLSMALMLPLAILPAAGICLAIGISFNIPILAQCGGIVFGNLPLLFGVGIAIGLTDEGSSALSVITGYLMLNVAMGVHLAVTPEMVSDGSGRYAAILGIDTLQTGVLGGMIIALITVVVFKKFHRTELPSFLAFFNGKRLVPILVAAISLLLGYILPIVWMPVQNGLSTLSSIVTADGANANIASFVYAFGERCLIPTGLHHIWNVPFYYNFGEYVTKSGQIVTGDIPVFFAQLKDGVPLTAGLFMTGRFPIMMFALPAAALAMYHEAKPKNKRLIKGLLLSGALTTFVTGITEPLEYAFLFSAPLLYVVHCFLYASSFVVMNILGVHIGHPFAAGLIDFLLNGVFPGRTAWWLVIVAGAVYAAIYYFLFRFLIRKFNLKSPGREDETIELSKDGTGTDRAYHVIDALGGKDNIETVDACASRLRVAVKDDTKVNDKRLKELGAAGLVKLGGGGVQVIFGGKSANIRDEIKEVL encoded by the coding sequence ATGTTAACAAAAATAAGAAGAAAAATAAATTTTAAGCAATTACAAAAACTTTCCATGGCTCTTATGCTGCCGTTGGCTATTCTGCCAGCAGCAGGTATTTGTCTAGCTATTGGTATCAGTTTTAATATTCCTATTTTAGCACAATGCGGAGGTATTGTCTTTGGTAACCTCCCGTTATTATTCGGAGTGGGGATTGCTATTGGTCTCACAGACGAAGGCTCTTCTGCTTTGTCTGTTATTACAGGATATTTGATGCTGAATGTTGCTATGGGGGTTCATTTAGCAGTAACTCCTGAAATGGTTTCCGATGGCAGCGGAAGATACGCTGCTATATTGGGAATTGATACATTACAGACTGGTGTTTTAGGCGGAATGATAATAGCTTTGATAACAGTTGTTGTATTTAAAAAATTTCATAGAACAGAACTGCCTTCTTTTTTGGCATTCTTTAATGGAAAAAGACTTGTTCCTATTTTAGTTGCAGCTATATCACTGCTTCTCGGTTATATACTTCCTATTGTCTGGATGCCTGTGCAAAACGGACTCAGTACATTATCAAGTATTGTAACAGCTGACGGGGCGAATGCTAATATTGCTTCTTTTGTGTATGCTTTTGGTGAACGTTGTTTAATCCCGACAGGACTTCATCATATCTGGAATGTTCCTTTTTACTATAACTTCGGAGAATATGTTACTAAATCAGGTCAAATTGTTACCGGGGATATTCCTGTATTTTTTGCCCAGTTAAAAGACGGGGTTCCGCTAACTGCAGGGCTATTTATGACAGGACGTTTTCCTATTATGATGTTTGCACTGCCTGCTGCGGCATTAGCTATGTATCATGAAGCAAAACCGAAAAATAAGAGACTTATAAAGGGGTTACTGTTATCAGGAGCTTTGACTACTTTTGTTACAGGTATTACAGAACCTCTTGAATATGCTTTTTTATTCAGTGCTCCGTTATTATATGTTGTCCATTGCTTTCTATATGCCTCAAGTTTTGTCGTAATGAATATTCTCGGAGTTCATATAGGTCATCCTTTTGCTGCCGGACTAATTGACTTTCTGCTAAATGGTGTCTTTCCGGGCAGAACAGCATGGTGGCTTGTTATTGTTGCCGGTGCAGTGTATGCTGCTATTTATTATTTCTTATTTCGTTTTTTGATTCGTAAGTTTAATCTGAAATCGCCGGGAAGAGAAGACGAAACTATAGAACTTTCAAAAGACGGGACAGGTACTGACAGAGCATATCATGTGATTGACGCTTTGGGAGGAAAAGATAATATAGAAACAGTTGATGCCTGTGCGAGTAGACTGCGTGTTGCAGTAAAAGATGACACCAAAGTAAATGATAAAAGACTAAAAGAACTGGGAGCCGCCGGACTTGTAAAACTAGGCGGAGGCGGTGTTCAGGTAATTTTCGGCGGAAAATCAGCAAATATTCGTGATGAGATAAAAGAAGTATTATAA
- the rsxC gene encoding electron transport complex subunit RsxC: protein MKKTFNEKMRIASMKDKTKEKKTEKLEDPLFFYVSFQQHIGQPAKEIVKPGDYIKRYQLIGESQGSISAKIHSPVSGIVKEITEKILPNGMKAKTAVIENDFQYTEMETVKRDIKKIGEYSAKELLEIIGNAGITGEGGAQFPTHIKYDVKNKKIKNIILNGAECEPYLTCDYILMKDYGKELFDGIKIIAEILKPENIILAIDEKYSSLTDKFPEYNTDGVKIVTVSDVYPQGSEQLLIKSIFNKEIPKSKLPSEEGIIVSNVGTVKAVYEAFVNGVPLVERIVTVSGEKSGIYGNYTAKIGTPLSHIIEKSALKDTLENIRIIFGGPMMGNEVNDPETVIMKGTSGVLFLSKEIDKIERKNCILCGYCSEVCPVYLMPMKFEEFYRKKKYKKLAEYNLSSCIECGACEYVCPSRVALIESIKSGKKELSRMKGGGING, encoded by the coding sequence TTGAAAAAAACATTTAATGAAAAAATGAGAATAGCTTCAATGAAGGATAAAACTAAGGAGAAGAAAACGGAGAAACTGGAAGATCCGTTATTTTTTTATGTTTCGTTTCAGCAGCATATTGGTCAGCCAGCGAAAGAAATAGTAAAACCCGGTGATTACATAAAGAGGTATCAGCTGATAGGAGAATCACAGGGCAGTATTTCAGCAAAAATTCATTCACCTGTTTCAGGAATAGTGAAAGAAATAACAGAAAAGATTCTTCCAAACGGAATGAAAGCCAAAACAGCAGTGATTGAGAATGATTTTCAATATACGGAAATGGAAACGGTAAAAAGAGACATAAAAAAAATTGGTGAATATTCAGCAAAAGAACTTTTGGAAATAATAGGAAATGCCGGAATTACCGGTGAAGGCGGAGCACAGTTTCCTACACATATAAAATATGATGTGAAAAATAAAAAAATAAAAAATATTATTCTAAATGGAGCTGAGTGTGAGCCTTATCTTACATGTGACTATATTCTTATGAAAGACTACGGGAAAGAACTTTTTGACGGGATAAAAATAATTGCGGAAATTCTCAAACCTGAAAATATAATTCTGGCAATTGATGAGAAATATTCTTCACTTACAGATAAATTTCCGGAATATAATACAGACGGTGTAAAGATAGTCACAGTTTCGGATGTTTATCCTCAGGGAAGCGAACAGCTTTTGATAAAAAGTATTTTTAATAAAGAAATTCCAAAATCAAAGCTTCCTTCAGAGGAGGGAATCATAGTCAGTAATGTAGGAACAGTAAAGGCTGTATATGAAGCTTTTGTGAACGGTGTGCCGCTTGTTGAGAGAATAGTGACAGTATCTGGTGAGAAATCAGGGATATATGGGAATTATACTGCGAAAATCGGTACACCCCTAAGTCATATTATCGAAAAATCAGCATTAAAAGATACACTGGAAAATATAAGAATAATATTCGGCGGTCCTATGATGGGTAATGAGGTAAATGATCCGGAAACAGTGATAATGAAAGGAACATCGGGAGTTTTGTTTTTGTCAAAAGAAATAGACAAGATAGAAAGAAAAAATTGTATTTTATGCGGTTACTGTTCCGAAGTGTGTCCTGTTTATCTTATGCCTATGAAATTTGAGGAGTTTTACAGAAAGAAAAAATATAAAAAACTGGCGGAATATAATCTGAGTTCATGTATAGAGTGCGGAGCCTGTGAATATGTATGTCCGTCACGTGTAGCGCTTATAGAAAGCATAAAATCAGGCAAAAAAGAACTAAGCAGGATGAAAGGCGGGGGAATTAATGGATAA
- a CDS encoding transketolase family protein, translated as MMNLATREAYGNTLVELIENEDIVVLDADLAHATKSLNFQKKCPERFFNMGIAEADMIGTAAGLSTCGKIPFASTFAVFATGRAFDQIRNSVCYPGLNVKIVGTHSGISVGEDGGTHQAVEDIALMRSLPNMTVIHPSDDVEARLAVLASAEYKGPVYLRLSRVPTPTIHDENYKFEIGKGEVIKEGTDITVIATGLMVAKALEASKILEKDGINVKIINISTIKPLDEKLIIKAAKETGKIVTVEEHNIIGGLGSAVSELLSKVYPVKIDMIGVKDCFGKSGTPELLHQEYGLTVDAIVESVRKI; from the coding sequence ATAATGAATTTAGCTACAAGAGAAGCCTATGGGAATACACTTGTCGAACTAATTGAAAACGAAGATATAGTTGTTCTGGATGCCGATCTGGCACATGCAACAAAGTCTCTGAATTTTCAAAAAAAGTGTCCCGAAAGATTTTTTAATATGGGAATAGCCGAAGCAGATATGATCGGTACTGCTGCCGGATTATCCACATGTGGCAAAATCCCCTTTGCAAGTACTTTTGCAGTATTTGCTACAGGGAGAGCTTTTGACCAAATAAGAAATTCTGTATGTTATCCCGGACTAAATGTCAAAATAGTCGGAACTCATTCAGGAATAAGCGTGGGTGAAGACGGCGGAACTCATCAGGCTGTGGAGGATATAGCATTAATGAGAAGTCTGCCTAATATGACTGTAATTCATCCGTCTGATGATGTAGAAGCCAGACTTGCAGTTCTTGCATCTGCCGAATATAAGGGACCAGTATACTTACGTTTAAGCAGAGTTCCAACACCTACTATACATGATGAAAACTATAAGTTCGAAATAGGGAAAGGTGAAGTAATAAAAGAAGGTACTGATATAACAGTTATTGCAACTGGATTAATGGTAGCCAAAGCCCTTGAAGCTTCAAAAATATTGGAAAAAGATGGTATAAATGTTAAAATCATTAATATTTCCACAATCAAACCGCTGGATGAAAAATTAATTATCAAAGCAGCCAAAGAAACAGGCAAAATAGTTACTGTTGAAGAACACAACATTATTGGGGGATTAGGAAGTGCAGTGAGTGAACTGCTGTCAAAAGTTTACCCTGTTAAAATAGACATGATCGGGGTTAAAGATTGTTTCGGAAAATCCGGTACTCCTGAGCTATTACATCAAGAATACGGATTAACAGTAGACGCTATTGTTGAATCAGTGAGAAAAATATAA
- a CDS encoding RnfABCDGE type electron transport complex subunit D: MDNAGKTFNPYIRVNDSVAKVMGDVILALLPCMLITFLAYGVRPLLLCAVCVFSTVLAEWLFSLFFLKRKSSVNDLSAVVTGMLLSFTLAPFTPFYAAAFGGAAAVIFGKIAAGGLGRNIFNPALLGREFMTVFFPAAMTSGMIWGNENLLKYHSIKIFDFSGVPGWAEYINRIFFTASGAIGEYSILLLAAGGIYLIYRERISWHIPFSMFTVIFLGIMIFTFLGFDIKIALGGIILGGIYMATDMPTSTTTPAAKIYYGCMIGVSVILCWMSRIEFETLSYSILILNIFKNPIDNLCRPRVFGTERKTFRRILHGFGLFVIIVLTIIAVMFFHHNNLVKYLLYVYIIWIAVRFIRSGEIS, translated from the coding sequence ATGGATAACGCAGGAAAAACTTTTAATCCTTATATCAGAGTGAATGATAGCGTGGCAAAAGTAATGGGAGATGTGATTTTAGCACTGCTTCCCTGTATGTTGATTACTTTTCTGGCATATGGTGTCCGTCCGCTGCTTTTGTGTGCAGTGTGTGTATTCAGTACTGTTTTGGCTGAATGGCTTTTTTCATTATTTTTTTTAAAAAGGAAAAGTTCGGTAAATGACTTATCTGCTGTGGTAACAGGCATGCTTCTGTCTTTTACGCTGGCTCCTTTTACACCATTTTATGCTGCGGCCTTCGGAGGTGCGGCTGCTGTAATATTTGGTAAAATTGCCGCAGGAGGACTTGGGAGAAATATATTTAATCCTGCATTACTCGGGAGAGAATTTATGACTGTATTTTTTCCTGCTGCAATGACATCAGGAATGATATGGGGAAATGAGAATTTATTAAAATATCACAGCATAAAAATATTTGATTTTTCCGGAGTTCCGGGCTGGGCAGAGTATATAAACAGGATATTTTTTACTGCAAGCGGGGCTATTGGTGAATATTCCATACTTTTACTGGCTGCAGGCGGTATTTATCTCATATACAGGGAAAGAATATCGTGGCATATACCTTTTTCCATGTTTACTGTGATATTTTTGGGAATAATGATTTTTACATTTCTTGGTTTTGATATAAAAATAGCTTTGGGAGGAATAATTCTCGGCGGAATATATATGGCAACAGATATGCCGACCAGTACAACTACACCTGCAGCTAAGATTTATTACGGGTGTATGATCGGGGTTTCAGTGATACTCTGCTGGATGAGCCGCATAGAATTTGAAACATTGTCATATTCTATACTAATACTGAATATATTCAAAAATCCCATAGATAATTTATGCAGACCAAGGGTATTCGGGACAGAAAGGAAAACTTTCAGAAGAATACTGCATGGTTTTGGTCTTTTTGTCATTATTGTGCTTACTATAATAGCGGTAATGTTTTTTCATCATAATAATCTCGTAAAATATCTGCTGTATGTTTATATAATATGGATCGCAGTAAGATTCATACGCTCTGGAGAGATATCATAA
- a CDS encoding PTS transporter subunit EIIC, translating into MDKREVIKLIIQNVGGKENINNVWHCMTRLRLNLKDNNKINQENINKLDGIMGSQLQSDQFQIVIGTNVKDYYDIFSKEIDLNNGTEIQDNQKNSKKGIISVFMDIVSGVFGPIVPAIAGAGMIKGLLAGFIALKIISTDSDTVKIIDMAASGVFIFLPFFLAVSAAKIFKTNQYLAAAVAACIMSPNMIAAAKEGAVASYSFLGFIPVPVFNYSGSVIPIIFAVWVLSYVHKMVDKVMPEVLRTVFTPTVTLFIMSFLTLSVIGPVGIYLGKGLAVIIQALFNISPVLAGLIVGAIRPVAILTGMHHAMTPIALQNFQEQGYDMLMPMMFMANMAITGATLAVYFKEKDKKEKSVILSSAISGLLGITEPALFGVLTKYKKAFLAATIGSSAASAFIAFFGVRIYGYILSSIFSLPAYIGPYFPFAVAGILIAIILSCILSYMFVVKEK; encoded by the coding sequence ATGGATAAAAGAGAGGTTATAAAATTAATTATCCAAAATGTTGGTGGGAAAGAAAATATTAATAATGTCTGGCACTGTATGACCAGATTACGGCTGAATTTAAAAGACAATAATAAAATAAATCAGGAAAATATAAACAAGCTGGACGGGATTATGGGGTCACAGCTTCAGAGCGACCAGTTTCAGATTGTTATAGGGACTAACGTAAAAGATTATTACGATATATTTTCCAAAGAAATAGACTTGAATAATGGTACGGAAATTCAGGACAACCAAAAAAATTCAAAAAAAGGAATAATATCTGTATTTATGGATATAGTATCAGGTGTTTTTGGTCCTATAGTTCCGGCTATTGCCGGAGCAGGTATGATAAAAGGACTTCTTGCCGGTTTTATAGCCCTGAAAATTATTTCTACTGACAGTGATACTGTAAAAATCATAGATATGGCTGCAAGCGGTGTATTTATCTTTCTTCCGTTTTTCCTTGCAGTATCTGCAGCAAAGATATTTAAGACAAACCAGTATCTTGCAGCAGCAGTTGCAGCATGTATAATGTCGCCGAATATGATTGCCGCGGCAAAGGAGGGAGCAGTTGCTTCTTACAGTTTTCTTGGTTTTATTCCTGTTCCTGTGTTTAACTACAGCGGAAGTGTTATCCCCATTATATTCGCAGTATGGGTTTTAAGTTATGTTCATAAAATGGTAGATAAAGTCATGCCTGAAGTTCTGAGAACTGTTTTTACTCCCACAGTAACATTGTTTATTATGTCTTTTCTTACACTGAGTGTTATAGGTCCTGTGGGAATTTATCTGGGGAAGGGACTTGCAGTAATTATACAGGCACTATTTAATATATCCCCTGTTCTGGCAGGACTAATCGTAGGAGCTATCCGTCCTGTAGCTATACTCACAGGAATGCACCATGCCATGACGCCTATTGCTCTTCAGAATTTTCAGGAACAAGGATATGATATGCTTATGCCTATGATGTTTATGGCAAATATGGCTATTACCGGTGCTACACTTGCTGTGTATTTCAAAGAAAAGGACAAGAAGGAAAAGTCAGTAATACTTTCTTCTGCTATATCAGGACTACTGGGAATCACAGAACCGGCTTTATTCGGCGTGCTTACAAAATACAAAAAAGCTTTCCTAGCTGCTACAATAGGAAGTTCAGCAGCATCTGCATTTATTGCATTTTTCGGAGTGCGTATTTATGGATACATATTATCCAGTATATTCAGTCTTCCTGCATATATAGGACCTTATTTCCCGTTTGCAGTGGCAGGAATACTTATTGCAATTATTCTTTCATGTATACTTTCTTATATGTTCGTAGTAAAAGAAAAATAA
- the hxlB gene encoding 6-phospho-3-hexuloisomerase, which translates to MNFRKYENTIIEELNYSLNAVDSSSCADAINLINNADKVFVLGLGRAGFMAKSLAMRLMHMEKDSFVIGETITPNFENGDLLIITSGSGETKQFLQMAEKAKNFGGKVLAFTGAPHSSITKTADVSVIIPAPGKIKSESTFTSVQPMASLYEQSLLLIFDSIILALIDTSGKNNEEMFKKHSNLE; encoded by the coding sequence ATGAATTTCAGAAAATATGAGAATACAATTATAGAAGAACTTAACTACTCTCTGAATGCCGTGGATAGCAGCAGCTGTGCGGATGCAATAAATCTTATTAATAACGCGGACAAAGTTTTTGTATTAGGTCTCGGAAGAGCGGGATTTATGGCGAAATCACTTGCTATGCGGCTAATGCATATGGAAAAAGACTCATTTGTTATTGGTGAAACAATAACACCAAATTTTGAAAACGGGGATTTATTAATAATAACAAGCGGTTCGGGTGAAACAAAACAATTTTTGCAAATGGCTGAAAAAGCTAAAAATTTTGGCGGTAAGGTACTTGCATTTACTGGTGCTCCACATTCCTCAATCACTAAAACAGCTGATGTAAGTGTTATTATTCCTGCACCAGGAAAAATAAAATCAGAAAGTACATTCACATCAGTGCAGCCAATGGCTTCATTATATGAACAAAGTCTGCTTTTGATTTTTGACTCAATTATATTGGCATTAATAGATACTTCCGGTAAAAATAACGAAGAAATGTTTAAAAAGCATTCTAATTTAGAATAG
- a CDS encoding MurR/RpiR family transcriptional regulator — protein sequence MSQINTLSAVENIYPDLFEQEKKVAEYILKNHKKVIDMSVSDLADSSNVSEATIMRFCKKAGFKGFYHFKISLAKDTIDPEKDFSTDIDLNNMEDSIHNIFMYKMEEIKRCSNLLDPETVKKSIAAISNCETMYLFGAGNTNPIAIFAAYQFNQCGIKTIANVTPEMQINSAFCLKENDVCLIISNSGSTNMIVDVAEIAKEKGATIIAITSYLKSPLAKLADFVLTSVTSEKIFFEAFSSTRMCHMAIIDLLLLLFSKDEKRNVYKYNSDREEYLAKYKS from the coding sequence ATGTCACAAATAAATACTTTGTCCGCAGTAGAAAATATCTATCCCGATTTATTTGAACAAGAAAAAAAAGTTGCAGAATATATACTAAAAAATCATAAAAAGGTAATAGATATGAGTGTCAGTGATCTGGCTGACAGCAGTAACGTGAGTGAAGCAACTATTATGAGATTTTGTAAAAAGGCTGGTTTCAAAGGTTTTTACCATTTTAAAATTTCTCTTGCCAAAGATACAATTGACCCTGAGAAAGATTTTTCTACGGATATTGATCTTAATAATATGGAAGATTCTATTCATAATATTTTTATGTATAAAATGGAAGAAATTAAACGCTGCTCAAATCTGCTTGATCCTGAAACAGTGAAAAAATCTATTGCTGCTATCAGCAATTGTGAGACTATGTATTTATTCGGAGCTGGAAATACTAATCCTATTGCTATATTTGCCGCATATCAGTTTAATCAATGCGGAATCAAAACAATTGCCAATGTCACACCGGAAATGCAGATCAATTCGGCATTCTGTCTTAAGGAAAATGATGTCTGCCTGATAATTTCCAATTCAGGAAGTACAAATATGATAGTAGATGTTGCTGAAATTGCCAAAGAAAAAGGAGCTACCATTATAGCAATAACAAGTTATCTGAAGTCACCACTCGCCAAGTTAGCTGATTTCGTATTAACAAGTGTTACAAGTGAAAAAATATTTTTTGAGGCTTTCAGTTCCACAAGAATGTGTCATATGGCTATTATTGATTTACTGCTCTTGCTATTTTCAAAAGATGAAAAAAGAAATGTTTACAAGTATAATTCCGACCGTGAAGAATATCTTGCTAAATATAAATCCTAA
- a CDS encoding FAD:protein FMN transferase has protein sequence MKEFRYKVRTEYLFHSHIKIKIPDNYEDGIFDELFEIMKRVDQKYNSYSESSYFDLINKNAGNFTNVDKITVEILETVKRYSDFFDGIYDITIMPLIRLWGFYGKEHYTIPSFHKIEEIKKKVDYKKIEIDPVNLKVKSGTGQEIVTGSFIKAFALDMAAAKLLELGISNAVINAGGSSIRGFNNSLKKEWIISVSDPDNSNKDLFDLRLENMSYSTSAQGNSFVEINNKKYGHIINPLTGYPSENKAVGIITADSFAGDILSTGLFNCEPEKFLELIKDLKKEMYIEGFLMDKDRKTYYSEGFRRHIVNYELMG, from the coding sequence ATGAAAGAATTTAGATATAAAGTCCGTACAGAATACTTATTTCATTCACATATAAAAATAAAAATACCTGATAATTATGAAGACGGTATTTTTGATGAATTATTTGAGATAATGAAACGGGTAGACCAAAAGTACAATTCATATTCAGAATCTTCTTATTTTGATCTTATAAACAAAAATGCCGGAAATTTTACAAATGTAGATAAAATAACTGTAGAAATACTGGAAACAGTGAAAAGATACTCAGATTTTTTTGACGGTATTTATGATATTACCATAATGCCATTGATCAGGCTATGGGGATTTTACGGCAAAGAACATTACACAATTCCATCATTTCATAAAATAGAAGAAATAAAGAAAAAAGTAGATTATAAAAAAATAGAAATTGATCCTGTTAATCTGAAAGTAAAATCAGGAACAGGACAGGAGATAGTTACAGGCTCTTTTATAAAAGCATTTGCATTGGATATGGCTGCTGCGAAACTCTTGGAACTGGGGATCAGTAATGCAGTAATTAATGCCGGCGGAAGCAGTATAAGGGGTTTTAATAACAGCCTGAAAAAGGAATGGATAATATCAGTCTCTGATCCTGATAATTCCAATAAAGATTTATTTGATCTGAGGCTGGAGAATATGTCGTATTCTACATCAGCACAGGGAAACAGCTTTGTGGAGATAAATAATAAGAAATACGGGCATATAATAAATCCGCTTACGGGATATCCGTCTGAAAATAAAGCTGTGGGAATAATAACAGCTGACAGTTTTGCCGGAGATATATTGTCTACGGGACTTTTTAACTGTGAACCGGAAAAGTTTCTGGAATTAATAAAAGATTTGAAAAAAGAGATGTATATAGAAGGATTTTTAATGGATAAAGATAGAAAAACATATTATTCTGAGGGTTTTAGAAGACATATTGTCAATTATGAATTAATGGGGTGA
- a CDS encoding type II toxin-antitoxin system RelE/ParE family toxin has protein sequence MRFYKAFIEILKNITECFIKYDIVKLRGNTDFFRLRIGKYRAVFEIKKIIVINIDSRGGIYK, from the coding sequence TTGAGATTCTATAAGGCCTTTATAGAGATTTTAAAAAATATTACAGAATGTTTTATAAAATATGATATTGTAAAATTAAGGGGAAATACTGATTTTTTCAGATTGAGAATAGGTAAATACAGAGCAGTATTTGAAATAAAAAAAATAATAGTGATAAACATTGATAGCAGAGGCGGGATATATAAGTAA
- a CDS encoding transketolase, which produces MKLEELRKNMRINIIKSITEAKSGHPGGSLSLIDILAVLYFEKMNINPKNPNWSERDRLVLSKGHAAPALYAVLAEKGYFPHEELSKLRKNKHMLQGHPDMKSTPGVDVSTGSLGQGLSIGNGMAIAGKLNNKSYNVFVILGDGEIQEGQIWEAAMSSSHYKLNNVIAILDYNGLQIDGTNDEVMGVSPIDKKFEAFGWNTITIDGHNTDEISSAIDKARTSKEKPTIIIAKTIKGKGVSFMENNGSWHGTAPNAEQCELALNELRGEK; this is translated from the coding sequence ATGAAGTTAGAAGAATTAAGAAAAAATATGAGAATCAATATAATAAAATCTATTACTGAAGCTAAATCGGGACATCCCGGCGGTTCATTATCACTAATTGATATTTTGGCAGTTCTTTATTTTGAAAAAATGAACATTAATCCAAAAAATCCCAATTGGTCAGAACGTGACAGACTTGTTTTGTCAAAAGGACATGCCGCTCCGGCATTATATGCCGTTTTAGCTGAAAAAGGCTACTTCCCGCATGAAGAATTATCAAAACTACGAAAAAATAAACATATGCTTCAAGGCCATCCTGATATGAAATCTACTCCCGGAGTTGATGTATCCACAGGTTCACTGGGACAGGGATTGAGTATAGGAAATGGAATGGCAATAGCTGGAAAACTTAATAACAAGTCATATAATGTTTTTGTAATATTAGGTGACGGAGAAATACAGGAAGGACAAATATGGGAAGCTGCTATGTCATCTTCACATTATAAACTCAATAATGTAATAGCTATTCTTGATTATAACGGTTTACAGATTGACGGTACCAATGATGAAGTTATGGGAGTCTCACCTATTGATAAAAAATTTGAAGCATTTGGCTGGAATACTATCACAATTGACGGTCATAATACCGATGAAATTTCTTCTGCTATAGATAAAGCCAGAACTTCCAAAGAAAAACCGACAATAATCATAGCCAAAACAATTAAAGGTAAAGGGGTTTCATTTATGGAGAATAACGGTTCATGGCATGGTACCGCTCCTAATGCAGAACAATGCGAACTTGCATTAAACGAACTGAGAGGTGAAAAATAA